A single Vulcanisaeta distributa DSM 14429 DNA region contains:
- a CDS encoding 2-isopropylmalate synthase: MRLLDTTLRDGEQTPGVALKPEDKLLIALKLEELGVDSIEAGFPIVSEGEFRAVKSIAREVSNSEVIALARTRREDIDKAIDADVNAIHIFIATSDLHMRYKLRMNREEVVEAAVNAVSYAKSHGLTVEFSAEDATRSDPKFLVRVFQEVVNAGADRLDIADTVGVMWPSKMASLVRFVRENVRGNYLLSVHCHDDFGMAVANSVAAIEAGADQAHGTINGVGERAGNAALEEIAAAVRFLLNYDVGIRFEKIKEVSDLVSKLFGIPVPPNKAIVGANAFSHESGIHVHGVLSNPLTYEPIDPGAVGMNRRIVVGKHSGRHSIIYVLKSMGIEPRDDIVSAVLRRVKELGDMGIRASEEDIKRIVMEVLNHGNDKLN; this comes from the coding sequence GTGAGACTGTTAGATACGACGCTCAGGGATGGTGAGCAAACCCCTGGTGTTGCCCTGAAACCCGAGGATAAGTTACTAATTGCGTTAAAGCTTGAGGAGTTGGGTGTCGACTCTATTGAGGCTGGCTTTCCAATAGTTAGTGAGGGTGAGTTTAGGGCCGTTAAGTCAATAGCCAGGGAGGTAAGTAATTCGGAAGTTATTGCGTTGGCGAGGACCAGGAGGGAGGATATTGATAAGGCGATTGATGCCGACGTGAATGCCATACACATTTTCATAGCCACGTCAGACCTACACATGAGGTATAAACTCAGGATGAATAGGGAGGAGGTGGTTGAGGCAGCCGTGAACGCAGTAAGTTATGCAAAGTCCCATGGCCTAACCGTGGAATTCAGCGCGGAGGATGCGACGAGGAGTGACCCTAAGTTCCTGGTCAGGGTTTTCCAGGAGGTTGTTAATGCGGGTGCTGATAGGCTCGATATTGCGGATACCGTAGGCGTGATGTGGCCAAGTAAGATGGCATCACTCGTTAGGTTCGTTAGGGAGAATGTTAGGGGCAATTACTTACTGAGTGTGCATTGTCACGATGACTTTGGGATGGCCGTGGCAAATAGCGTGGCTGCCATTGAGGCTGGGGCTGACCAGGCCCATGGAACTATAAACGGTGTTGGCGAGAGAGCAGGCAATGCGGCGCTTGAGGAGATCGCGGCTGCCGTGAGGTTCCTACTTAATTATGATGTTGGGATCAGGTTCGAGAAGATTAAGGAGGTTTCTGATTTAGTCTCTAAGCTCTTTGGGATACCTGTACCACCCAACAAGGCCATTGTTGGGGCTAACGCCTTTTCGCATGAGTCTGGTATCCACGTTCACGGAGTCCTCTCGAACCCACTAACATACGAGCCAATAGACCCGGGAGCAGTGGGTATGAATAGGAGGATAGTCGTTGGAAAGCACAGTGGTAGGCATTCGATAATTTATGTCCTTAAGTCCATGGGTATTGAGCCACGCGATGACATTGTTAGTGCAGTGCTAAGGAGGGTTAAGGAGTTGGGTGACATGGGCATTAGGGCTTCTGAGGAGGATATTAAGCGCATAGTGATGGAGGTGCTTAATCACGGTAACGACAAATTGAACTGA
- a CDS encoding glutamate synthase-related protein, translating to MAMHGRPIRVFRRGVRRFRILDNVDFGIDEIRLVGNERGRASLTSFIGGIEVSAPIYLADMSFGSLAGVPNVVEAELADELMLISGTGEGGLHPEVARHRRIFVQWASARFGVDINTLMAGMGIVIKIGQGAKPGIGGHLPGSKVTSVISQVRRIPVGVDALSPAPHHDIYSIEDLKQRIDALKEATGKPVFVKIAATNYTPYIVTGIARMGADGVIIDGHGAGTGATPLVVRDNVGIPIELAVASADRMLREEGLRDRITLIASGRVSTADDAAKLMALGADAIALGTALLISMGCAMARTCHRGNCPAGITSKIADGSVIVDYEFALRSSRNFLVAFMEELRLILDHLGIDDVRRLVGRRDLLRGHCIDEVTARVLGIKSVNCDTGDGDITSKGDVWTPDYSIYVTQLVRSGDVVIVSMGSNGPPEVEPPKRLIDWLRFDGAQVTKPAIDPYREDIDVSTILAGGRLWLSMPVIIKPPRTWDDDLIKAAKFVVRANSVMIDLEGVDVTDNKHLMRVMWDRYVNGLGALVIDHAGRVGSGIDVPTYLKVTGVDEVSNAVNELVRGVSRFSGVIIDVSDDHPEAILVRLDLELRRRGVRDYVDLIIHMPSVRSSGDIVKLVALGADAVIISGFVERALHGYESIEDFRLRLMRFLTGIKREIAQLLGAAGIYSLQSIIGNRELLRALSGRVRDMLMVKLAGEDVLYR from the coding sequence ATGGCAATGCACGGTAGGCCAATTAGGGTATTTAGGAGGGGTGTTAGGAGGTTTAGGATTCTTGATAATGTTGATTTTGGAATTGACGAAATTAGGTTGGTGGGTAATGAGAGGGGCAGGGCTAGCCTCACGTCGTTCATAGGGGGTATTGAGGTATCCGCACCCATATACCTGGCAGACATGTCCTTTGGGTCCCTCGCCGGGGTCCCAAATGTCGTAGAGGCGGAGCTCGCTGATGAGTTGATGCTCATCAGCGGCACCGGGGAAGGTGGGCTTCACCCAGAGGTTGCTAGGCATAGGAGAATATTTGTTCAATGGGCTTCGGCTAGGTTTGGCGTTGACATAAACACGTTGATGGCTGGCATGGGCATAGTAATTAAGATCGGGCAGGGTGCAAAGCCCGGCATTGGCGGTCACCTACCTGGCTCCAAGGTTACCTCGGTCATATCCCAGGTCAGGAGGATACCAGTGGGTGTTGATGCACTATCGCCCGCGCCACACCATGACATATACTCCATCGAGGACTTGAAGCAAAGGATTGACGCGCTTAAGGAGGCGACGGGTAAGCCCGTGTTTGTGAAGATCGCCGCCACAAATTATACGCCGTACATAGTTACGGGCATAGCCAGGATGGGCGCCGATGGTGTAATAATCGATGGTCATGGGGCTGGTACGGGGGCCACGCCATTGGTGGTTAGGGATAACGTGGGCATACCCATTGAGTTAGCCGTGGCCTCCGCCGATAGGATGCTCAGGGAGGAGGGTCTGAGGGATAGAATTACATTAATAGCCTCCGGCAGGGTCTCCACGGCGGATGATGCGGCGAAGCTCATGGCCCTTGGTGCGGACGCTATCGCCCTTGGAACAGCCCTACTGATATCCATGGGGTGCGCCATGGCTAGGACATGCCATAGGGGTAATTGCCCGGCGGGGATAACAAGTAAAATTGCCGATGGGTCTGTGATTGTTGATTACGAATTCGCACTAAGGTCCTCAAGGAACTTCCTAGTGGCGTTTATGGAGGAATTAAGGTTAATCCTGGACCACCTGGGTATTGACGATGTTAGGAGGCTTGTGGGTAGGAGGGACCTATTACGGGGTCACTGTATTGATGAGGTCACGGCTAGGGTGCTGGGCATTAAGAGCGTAAATTGCGATACCGGTGATGGTGATATTACGAGCAAGGGCGATGTCTGGACCCCTGACTACTCAATATACGTGACACAACTCGTGAGGAGCGGTGACGTGGTCATAGTCAGCATGGGTAGTAATGGACCCCCTGAGGTTGAGCCTCCGAAGAGGTTGATTGATTGGCTTAGGTTTGATGGTGCCCAAGTCACGAAGCCAGCCATAGACCCATATAGGGAGGACATAGACGTCTCAACGATACTCGCCGGCGGTAGGCTGTGGCTCTCCATGCCAGTGATAATTAAGCCTCCAAGGACCTGGGATGATGACCTCATTAAGGCCGCTAAATTCGTGGTCAGGGCGAACTCCGTGATGATAGATCTCGAGGGCGTGGACGTGACAGATAATAAGCACTTGATGAGAGTTATGTGGGATAGGTACGTGAATGGCTTGGGCGCGCTTGTGATTGATCATGCAGGGCGGGTTGGGTCTGGCATTGACGTGCCCACGTACCTGAAGGTCACAGGTGTTGATGAGGTTAGTAATGCGGTGAATGAGTTGGTGAGGGGTGTTAGTCGGTTTAGTGGCGTGATAATTGACGTTAGTGATGACCACCCAGAGGCAATCCTGGTGAGGCTTGATTTGGAGCTTAGGAGGAGGGGTGTTAGGGATTACGTGGACTTGATAATACACATGCCCAGCGTTAGGAGTAGTGGTGATATTGTTAAGTTGGTGGCCCTTGGCGCGGATGCGGTCATCATAAGCGGTTTTGTGGAGAGGGCTCTGCATGGTTATGAGAGTATTGAGGACTTTAGGCTTAGGCTAATGAGGTTCCTAACGGGCATTAAGAGGGAGATTGCCCAACTCCTTGGTGCAGCCGGCATATACTCATTACAGTCAATAATTGGCAATAGGGAATTACTCAGGGCATTAAGTGGTAGGGTTAGGGACATGCTCATGGTTAAGCTCGCAGGCGAGGACGTCCTTTATAGGTAA
- a CDS encoding cupin domain-containing protein, which translates to MALLKYEESNWERLGNLIYRKHMHGLRVTVAQFKLLKGSVVKPHSHTHEQVSIVVKGRLRFTVDNEVYIAEPGDVVHIPPNTIHSVEALEDSLVIDVYSPIRDDWLRGEDRYLRE; encoded by the coding sequence ATGGCCCTACTTAAGTATGAGGAATCCAATTGGGAAAGGCTTGGAAATTTAATCTATAGAAAACACATGCACGGACTCAGGGTGACAGTTGCCCAATTCAAGCTGCTAAAGGGCTCCGTCGTCAAACCGCACTCCCATACCCATGAGCAGGTCTCGATAGTGGTCAAAGGCAGATTGAGGTTTACTGTGGATAATGAGGTGTACATAGCGGAGCCCGGTGATGTAGTTCATATACCCCCGAATACTATACATAGTGTTGAGGCTCTTGAGGATTCGCTCGTAATCGATGTTTACTCACCAATTAGAGATGATTGGTTGAGGGGTGAGGATAGGTATTTGAGGGAGTAG
- a CDS encoding isocitrate/isopropylmalate dehydrogenase family protein, which yields MRIAVIEGDGIGPEVTRSAIEVLKMAASKYGLNIDIAYVEAGDNAIRKYGEALPSRYWPMIENAEAILKGPVGESAGDVVVKLRRGLDLYANIRPARNYPGIKAVRDGVDLVIVRENTEDVYVRAEYMLSNDTAVALRVITRRASERIARVALNMARTRRRRVTIVHKANVLTVSDGLFRSVVREVAREYPEVAINEMYIDAAVMDLVRRPQDFDIIVTTNLYGDILSDLAAYVTGSIGLAPSANVGDNKALFEPIHGAAFDIAGKGIANPTAMILSTAWMLRWYGEKTGNNNYVMAGNAIENAVINALSQGIHTPDLGGNYTTESFTAEVIKRI from the coding sequence ATGAGGATAGCCGTAATTGAGGGTGACGGCATTGGGCCTGAGGTGACCAGGTCAGCCATTGAAGTTCTTAAGATGGCTGCGTCTAAGTACGGCTTAAACATCGATATTGCCTACGTTGAGGCCGGCGATAATGCAATTAGGAAGTATGGGGAGGCATTACCAAGTAGGTACTGGCCAATGATAGAGAATGCCGAAGCAATACTGAAGGGTCCTGTTGGTGAGAGTGCGGGTGATGTAGTTGTTAAATTAAGGAGGGGGCTCGATCTATATGCTAACATCAGGCCTGCGAGGAATTACCCAGGGATTAAGGCGGTTAGAGACGGCGTGGACTTAGTCATAGTGCGTGAGAATACCGAGGATGTCTACGTGAGGGCCGAGTACATGCTTAGCAATGACACGGCAGTGGCCCTTAGGGTAATAACAAGGAGGGCCAGTGAACGCATTGCCAGGGTGGCCCTCAACATGGCGAGGACTAGGCGTAGGAGGGTCACCATCGTGCATAAGGCCAATGTACTGACGGTGTCAGACGGCCTATTCAGGAGTGTCGTTAGGGAAGTTGCGAGGGAGTATCCTGAGGTGGCAATTAATGAAATGTACATAGATGCAGCGGTCATGGATCTCGTCAGGAGGCCCCAGGACTTCGACATCATAGTCACGACAAACCTATATGGCGATATACTAAGCGATTTGGCGGCCTACGTAACCGGCAGCATAGGGCTCGCGCCCTCAGCCAACGTGGGCGATAATAAGGCATTGTTCGAGCCAATACACGGCGCAGCCTTCGACATAGCCGGTAAGGGGATTGCAAACCCCACGGCGATGATACTAAGTACTGCATGGATGCTCAGGTGGTATGGTGAAAAGACGGGAAATAATAATTATGTGATGGCAGGGAATGCCATTGAAAATGCCGTAATCAACGCCCTAAGCCAGGGAATACACACGCCCGACCTAGGAGGCAATTATACTACTGAATCCTTTACTGCGGAGGTCATTAAGCGCATCTGA
- a CDS encoding prephenate dehydratase: MGRLRDLLIKYGGVVRVTELMQSIHDPLLLRFVSELLINNDRIAYLGPEGSYSHEVAVQLFGKGAVLTPLRSISDVVRGVYQGDYGFGVIPIENNQAGVVGESMDALVRWNVYVNYAIDHRVTLCLVVNDGVELSEIREVYSHPHAINEALNFITRLNASISYTQSTSEALRLIKGHRHRAAIASRIGAELYGLKPLVCGIEDNPNYTRFLVISRHMNRSGDRTLAIFSVPNRPGSLFNALKPFAEFGINLSMIYSRPNRSSPWGYDFLLETECQLSDEECSRAFNELSRVAVYVKLLGSYPVSRIH; this comes from the coding sequence TTGGGCAGGTTGAGGGATTTATTAATTAAGTATGGGGGTGTTGTGAGGGTTACGGAGCTTATGCAGTCAATTCATGATCCGTTACTCCTCAGGTTTGTGAGTGAGTTATTAATTAATAATGATAGGATTGCCTACCTGGGGCCTGAGGGTAGTTACTCCCATGAGGTTGCAGTTCAATTGTTTGGTAAGGGGGCGGTACTCACGCCACTCAGGTCAATAAGTGATGTGGTTAGGGGTGTTTACCAGGGTGATTATGGCTTCGGTGTAATACCCATAGAGAATAATCAGGCGGGGGTTGTTGGTGAGTCCATGGATGCCCTGGTTAGGTGGAATGTCTATGTTAATTACGCCATTGATCACAGGGTAACCCTATGCCTAGTGGTTAATGATGGTGTTGAACTGAGCGAGATTAGGGAGGTTTACTCACACCCACATGCAATTAATGAGGCGCTCAACTTCATAACCAGGTTAAATGCATCAATAAGTTATACGCAATCAACTTCGGAGGCGCTAAGGCTAATTAAGGGGCATAGGCATAGGGCGGCGATTGCGTCTAGGATTGGGGCCGAGCTTTACGGGCTTAAACCACTGGTTTGTGGCATTGAGGATAACCCAAACTACACGAGGTTCCTGGTGATCTCAAGGCACATGAACAGGTCGGGGGATAGGACATTGGCAATATTCTCAGTACCCAATAGGCCGGGTTCCCTATTTAATGCGTTGAAGCCCTTTGCGGAGTTCGGCATTAACCTATCAATGATCTACTCAAGGCCCAATAGGAGTAGTCCCTGGGGTTACGACTTCCTACTCGAGACCGAGTGCCAATTATCCGATGAGGAGTGCTCAAGGGCATTTAACGAATTGAGTAGGGTTGCCGTCTACGTGAAGCTACTGGGTAGCTACCCAGTGTCTCGCATTCATTAA
- a CDS encoding glutamate synthase has product MVFIVKYPMDCGIFGVIRRGEGSDRVNGDLVARAIESIKFRGAGLGSGFALFNKESMGLRMGIFVKGELMSNAMDTIKSVMRDNDIDLMDVRVRNKLGPIIDLEVRVLNNAKSSSNFTSIVNSINDLLWEDRAGRVYYWGEHVNVFKGVGYPSEIASAYGIEKYTADLWIAHTRFPTNSPGYLPYWSHPFSVGDIAVVHNGELSSYGNHVNALSHGYGLNSFVGTDSEVAAYLMHYLINVHGLSIEDAIKILIGASPKYATDGNALSLIRQFRWAMLDGPFAILMGIYHNDDLYLIALVDRFKLRPLVVGMDDYYYYVASEEAAIRTVSPSARVWTLEPGGYFIASLRRGIISWGRAKEEVDTFFPQRSFPTYVGRDAINAEGLSYRELNEEILRRALSGDRVIRVINVRGHRFIGVNLPRHGIRDVRVEIYGTPGNSLANLNNGVEFVVYGNAQDDVADTMHGGRVVIHGDARDILAQALQGGEVFVRGNAGNRAGIQMREYRDRRPYLIIGGRVDDYLGEYMAGGVIMVLGIDSLNKCNIQLVGKHVGSGMVGGRIYIRGRVPENKVGLTVSYSELREFLDASKDEGLGQDEINKLLNVLMRSEHVRRNSIEYRDLNKDEVRELEPILRKFAHDFNLNESIIDYLLGSKYTIITAE; this is encoded by the coding sequence ATGGTATTTATCGTCAAGTATCCCATGGATTGCGGAATATTTGGTGTTATTAGGCGTGGTGAGGGTTCTGATAGGGTTAATGGTGATCTTGTGGCCAGGGCTATAGAGAGCATCAAATTCAGGGGTGCAGGGCTAGGTTCAGGCTTTGCCCTATTTAATAAAGAATCCATGGGCCTTAGGATGGGCATTTTTGTTAAGGGAGAATTAATGAGTAATGCGATGGACACGATTAAGTCTGTGATGAGGGATAATGATATCGACCTAATGGATGTGAGGGTTAGGAATAAGCTAGGGCCAATAATAGATTTGGAGGTTAGGGTCCTCAACAATGCTAAGTCCAGCTCTAATTTTACGAGCATTGTTAATTCCATTAATGACCTGTTGTGGGAGGATAGGGCTGGCAGGGTCTATTACTGGGGCGAGCATGTTAATGTGTTTAAGGGCGTTGGTTACCCAAGCGAAATAGCGTCCGCGTATGGAATAGAGAAGTACACGGCAGACCTATGGATCGCCCACACAAGATTCCCAACCAATTCGCCTGGCTACCTGCCGTATTGGTCGCATCCATTTTCCGTTGGGGATATTGCCGTGGTTCATAATGGCGAATTAAGTAGTTATGGTAATCACGTGAATGCCCTATCCCATGGGTACGGCCTTAATTCGTTCGTGGGTACGGATAGTGAGGTAGCTGCATACCTAATGCATTACCTAATTAATGTGCATGGGCTTAGCATTGAGGACGCCATAAAGATACTAATTGGTGCATCACCTAAGTATGCAACTGACGGTAATGCCCTATCACTGATTAGGCAGTTTAGGTGGGCCATGTTGGACGGCCCCTTCGCAATACTCATGGGTATATACCATAATGACGATCTTTACCTCATCGCATTAGTCGATAGGTTTAAGTTGAGACCCCTCGTTGTGGGTATGGATGATTACTACTATTACGTGGCCAGTGAGGAGGCTGCCATTAGGACTGTGTCGCCAAGCGCCAGGGTTTGGACTCTCGAACCGGGTGGGTACTTCATAGCCTCATTAAGGCGTGGTATTATTTCATGGGGTAGGGCTAAGGAGGAGGTCGATACCTTCTTCCCGCAGAGGTCGTTTCCAACCTACGTTGGTAGGGATGCCATAAATGCCGAGGGCCTTAGCTATAGGGAGCTGAATGAGGAAATACTAAGGAGGGCGTTGAGTGGTGATAGGGTCATTAGGGTCATAAACGTTAGGGGCCATAGATTCATAGGCGTGAACTTACCGAGGCACGGCATAAGGGATGTCAGGGTTGAGATATATGGTACCCCAGGTAATTCATTGGCCAATCTGAATAATGGCGTTGAGTTTGTGGTTTATGGTAATGCCCAGGACGACGTTGCCGACACAATGCACGGCGGTAGGGTGGTAATACATGGCGACGCCAGGGACATACTAGCCCAGGCGCTGCAGGGTGGTGAGGTCTTCGTTAGGGGCAACGCGGGTAATAGGGCTGGTATTCAAATGCGTGAGTACCGTGATAGGAGGCCTTACTTAATAATTGGTGGTAGGGTTGATGATTACCTCGGTGAGTACATGGCGGGTGGTGTAATCATGGTTCTCGGGATCGACTCACTGAATAAGTGCAATATTCAATTGGTCGGTAAGCACGTGGGTAGTGGCATGGTGGGTGGCAGGATATACATCAGGGGCAGAGTACCTGAGAATAAAGTAGGCCTAACAGTATCTTACTCCGAGCTCAGGGAATTCCTCGATGCATCAAAGGATGAGGGATTGGGGCAGGACGAAATCAATAAGCTACTCAATGTGTTAATGCGTTCAGAGCACGTCAGGAGGAATAGTATTGAGTATAGAGACCTGAATAAAGACGAGGTTAGGGAGTTGGAGCCCATACTACGTAAGTTCGCCCATGATTTCAATCTAAATGAGTCAATAATTGATTATTTACTAGGCTCTAAATACACAATCATAACCGCTGAGTAA